A single Drechmeria coniospora strain ARSEF 6962 chromosome 03, whole genome shotgun sequence DNA region contains:
- a CDS encoding actin cytoskeleton organization protein produces MPTVDETSQSAAPAESLEDQTLLVFARLMEGGQEDEDTCRELDKLTKLLNDDAIAQQADPKHGSICSVIDGDCVDTLLCYLDMRQPDIVRGHAALTTSSYLKAAGDEGSKKLSAFFFDRVRRGTYDDYIVAFCVASATFPIVPDLSAELFLSEGFLSSLGRLMGREWKSRKVETACLEMLNAACMNSVCREAVEKYCVEWLEEVVDQDPTGATHGSNGEPKIQGEDGSISMRRHSEQVQHLAAVILAKLRAMPSKAANEPSTSRIEPAATSIEDLAELFTKLILRDEDHGRQHSIEGLAYASLQPKVKESIIGNRDLLGKLVQSLADAHPRSPATYGALSIFVNLTRYLPVLTEEDRRMQQLKAYANAAGRLAGPDPLDDEDHVAKRCQAVFEVGLVPVMVTHSKNGSPASLSLIASIMHSMTATKALRGQLAQQGAVRLLLLAWATVPETDEAHRRMAAQALARLLVSTNPALAFGGNRSTPATAAIRPLVSIVTPDPAAETRDLLPTFEALMALTNLASLEDGEAGRAIVRSAWPHIEEQLLSSNRLVVKAAVELVCNLMQTPEGVMLYADETAQARNRLHILLALADAEDEGTRSAAGGALASLTAHPSVVRAIIHRERGVKTVLGMCHDPDEGLRHRGAVTIYNMASAEGNLGELARNKVKEEGGVEALKECLKQSRRPEVIQIAAQALKALE; encoded by the exons ATGCCGACGGTCGACGAGACGAGTCAGAGCGCTGCGCCAGCAGAGTCTCTGGAGGATCAGACGCTCCTCGTCTTTGCACGCTTGATGGAAGGCGGCCAGGAGGATGAGGATACGTGCAGAGAACTTGACAAGCTCACCAAGCTGCtcaacgacgacgccatcgcgCAGCAGGCGGACCCGAAGCACGGAAGCATCTGCAGCGTCATCGATGGGGACTGCGTCGATACCCTCCTGTGCTACCTCGACATGCGGCAACCTGACATTGTCCGGGGGCACGCCGCCTTGACCACGTCATCCTACCTCaaagccgccggcgacgaaggtTCCAAAAAGCTctccgccttcttcttcgacCGCGTCCGCAGGGGCACCTATGACGACTACATCGTCGCCTTTTGCGTCGCGTCAGCCACCTTCCCCATCGTGCCCGACCTTTCTGCCGAGCTCTTCCTGAGCGAGGGCTTCCTCAGTTCCCTCGGCCGACTCATGGGGCGCGAGTGGAAGAGCCGCAAGGTCGAAACGGCCTGCTTGGAAATGCTCAACGCTGCCTGCATGAACTCGGTCTGCAGAGAAGCGGTGGAGAAGTACTGCGTCGAGTGGTTGGAAGAAGTCGTCGACCAGGACCCCACCGGAGCGACGCACGGCTCGAACGGCGAGCCCAAGATTCAAGGAGAGGACGGGTCTATTTCCATGAGACGGCACTCGGAGCAAGTGCAgcaccttgccgccgtcatccTGGCCAAGCTCAGG GCGATGCCGTCCAAGGCGGCGAATGAGccgagcacgtcgaggaTCGAGCCAGCAGCCACGAGCAtcgaggacctcgccgaACTCTTCACCAAGCTCATACTGAGAGACGAGGACCACGGCAGACAGCATTCGATCGAAGGCCTTGCCTATGCGTCTCTCCAGCCAAAGGTGAAGGAGAGCATCATCGGCAACCGAGACCTGCTCGGGAAGCTGGTGCAGTCCCTGGCGGACGCTCATCCGAGATCGCCTGCGACCTACGGCGCCCTCAGCATATTCGTCAACCTCACAAGATACCTGCCCGTCCTTACCGAGGAAGACAGAAGGATGCAGCAGTTGAAGGCGTATGCGAACGCGGCCGGCAGGCTGGCCGGACCGGAccctctcgacgacgaggaccacGTCGCCAAGCGCTGCCAAGCCGTGTTCGAAGTCGGTCTCGTGCCTGTCATGGTGACCCACAGCAAGAATGGCTCTCCGGCATCACTTTCCCTCATCGCTTCCATCATGCACTCCATGACGGCGACCAAGGCCCTTCGAGGCCAGCTGGCTCAGCAAGGAGCCGTcaggctgctgctgctcgcctgGGCGACCGTTCCCGAAACGGATGAGGCTCATCGGCGAATGGCAGCCCAGGCCCTGGCGCGGCTGCTCGTCAGCACGAACCCTGCCCTTGCCTTTGGCGGAAACCGTtccacgccggcgacggctgcgATTCGGCCTCTGGTGTCCATCGTAACCCCCGAtccggcggccgagacgcggGACTTGCTGCCAACATTCGAGGCCCTCATGGCCTTGACGAACCTCGCGTctctcgaggacggcgaggcgggccgCGCCATCGTTCGCAGTGCCTGGCCGCACATTGAGGAGCAGCTACTGTCGTCGAACCGTCTAGTGGtgaaggcggcggtggagCTGGTGTGCAACCTCATGCAGACACCGGAAGGCGTAATGCTgtacgccgacgagacggcccAGGCCAGGAACCGACTCCATATCCTCCTCGCACTGGCAGACGCCGAAGATGAGGGAACGCGGAGCGCGGCCGGGGGCGCACTGGCATCGCTGACGGCCCACCCGTCGGTTGTCCGTGCCATTATTCACCGGGAGCGCGGCGTGAAGACGGTGTTGGGCATGTGCCATGATCCCGACGAAGGGCTGCGGCACCGTGGCGCGGTTACGATATACaacatggcctcggccgagggaAACCTCGGTGAGCTTGCGCGAAacaaggtcaaggaggagggcggTGTGGAAGCGTTGAAGGAGTGCCTGAAGCAGAGCAGGCGGCCCGAAGTAATCCAGATCGCGGCGCAGGCTTTGAAGGCACTGGAGTAG
- a CDS encoding putative succinyl-CoA ligase — MFNLGRSRALASAMKASKYGVGVPKGFVAKTAEEAKAVAKEIGTEDMVIKAQVLAGGRGKGSFDNGLKGGVRVIYSPHEAEMFAEQMIGHKLITKQTGAGGRLCSSVYICERKFSRREFYLAILMDRATQTPVIVSSSQGGMDIEGVAKENPEAIVTTYIDINKGVTDDVARGIATNLGFSEQCIEDAKDTIQKLYKIFLERDATQIEINPLSETSDHQVLCMDAKFGFDDNADFRQKEVFEWRDTTQEDPDEVRAAQSGLNFIKLDGDIGCLVNGAGLAMATMDIIKLNGGQPANFLDVGGGATPAAIQEAFELITSDPKVTAIFVNIFGGIVRCDHIATGLIKTVETLNLKIPIIARLQGTNVEQAHKLINESGMKIFSIDDLQNAAEKAVQLSKVVKLARDIDVGVEFSLGI; from the exons ATGTTCAACCTCGGCCGCAGTCGCGCCCTGGCATCGGCCATGAAAGCTTCCAAG TATGGCGTCGGTGTTCCTAAGGGCTTCGTGGcaaagacggccgaggaggccaaggccgtcgcAAAGGAAATCGGCACCGAGGACATGGTCATCAAGGCCCAGGTTCTCGCTGGTGGCCGAGGAAAGGGCAGCTTCGACAACGGCCTCAAGGGCGGTGTCCGTGTCATATACTCGCCGCACGAAGCCGAAATGTTTGCCGAGCAAATGATCGGCCACAAGCTCATCACCAAGCAGACGGGCGCGGGCGGACGTCTGTGCAGCTCCGTCTACATCTGCGAACGGAAATTTTCCCGTCGCGAGTTCTACCTTGCTATCCTCATGGACCGCGCCACCCAGACGCCCGTcatcgtctcctcgtcgcaAGGTGGCATGGAcatcgagggcgtcgccaAGGAGAACCCCgaggccatcgtcaccacctACATCGACATCAACAAGGGCGTGACGGACGACGTTGCCCGCGGCATCGCCACCAACCTGGGCTTCAGCGAGCAGTGCATCGAGGACGCCAAGGATACCATCCAGAAGCTCTACAAGATCTTCCTGGAGCGCGACGCTACCCAGATCGAGATCAACCCCCTTTCCGAGACGTCGGACCACCAAGTCCTTTGCATGGATGCCAAGTTCGGTTTCGACGACAACGCCGACTTCCGCCAGAAGGAAGTCTTTGAGTGGCGCGACACCACCCAGGAGGACCCCGACGAGGTCCGCGCCGCCCAATCTGGCCTCAACTTCAtcaagctcgacggcgacatcgGCTGCCTCGTCAACGGTGCTGGCCTGGCCATGGCTACCATGGACATCATCAAGCTGAACGGCGGCCAGCCGGCCaacttcctcgacgtcggcggcggcgccacgCCGGCCGCCATCCAGGAGGCCTTCGAGCTCATCACCAGCGACCCCAAGGTGACGGCCATCTTCGTCAACATCTTTGGCGGCATCGTCCGCTGCGACCACATCGCCACCGGCCTCATCAAGACGGTCGAGACGCTGAACCTCAAGATCCCCATCATCGCCCGTCTCCAAGGTACCAATGTGGAGCAAGCCCACAAGCTGATCAACGAGTCTGGCATGAAGATCTTCTCCATCGATGACCTGCAGAACGCTGCGGAAAAGGCGGTTCAGCTGTCCAAGGTCGTCAAGCTGG CCCGAGACAttgacgtcggcgtcgagttTAGCCTGGGAATCTAA